A segment of the Georgenia sp. M64 genome:
ATGGGGGTCGCCGGCAGCCGGATCAGCGAGATCGACGCGAGCGAGGCCGGGGCGGGCAACATCTCCGTCCAGCTCGGCTGGGAGGTGGAGGTCCGCCGCCGCTTCCCCCTCGCCGAGGAGATCGAGCTGCCCCTCGCCGCGCCCGCGCTCGCCGGCCGCACCCTCCTCGTGACCGGCTCCGGCCGGCGCCTGCGGCAGATCTCCGACGATCCGCTCGCCAACATCGGTGCGCTGAGCGTCAACGACGGCGGGACGACGGCGACCCTGCGCACCGCGCCCGGGCGCCTGTTCGAGCGGCTCACGTCCGAGCTGAACTCCCACCTCGCCGTCCACAACGACCAGGTCGAGCGCCGCGACGTCGTCTTCCAGGCCGTCGTCCACGCCCAGCCGATGAACCTCACCTACCTCAGCCACATCGAGGCGTACCGCTCCACCGAGGCGATGAACGCCCGCATCATCCGGTGGGAGCCGGAGACGATCGTCGCCGTCCCGCAGGGCATCGGCGTGCTGGAGTTCATGGTCCCCGGTTCGCCCGAGCTCATGGCGGCCAACGTCGCCGGTCTGCGCGAGCACGAGATCGTCCTGTGGAGCAAGCACGGGGTCATGGCACGCTCGGACCTGTCCGTCACCCGGGCCGTGGACCGCATCGAGTACGCCGAGACCGGCGCCCGCTACGAGTACATGGACCTCGTGGCCGGCGGCCGCGCCCAGGGGCTGACCAGGGAGGAGCTGCACACCGTCGTCGAGGCGTTCGACGTGCCGACGACGCTCGCCTGACCGGCGGCGTGGGGGCGGGACCCGAGCCTGTCGCGGTGGAAAGCGCTTGCCAGCGAGGGGTCGGGCTGGCAGGATCGGGTGGGACCCGCGGTGTGACCCGTGGGCCCGCCGCGAGGCGGACCGGCACCGGAGCGGGCCGGCCACGACGAGGAAGGGCGACGATGCCGAAGGTTGCGATGATCACCGGCGGGAACCGCGGGATCGGTCTGGGGATCAGCGAGCGGCTCCTCGACGAGGGGTACGCCGTCTCGATCCTGGCCACCCGGGAGGAGCCGGCCGACGTCATGGGCGCGCTGCGCGAGCGCGGCGAGGCGATCTACGTGCGCGGCTCGGTCGCCGAGCTCGACGACCACGCCCGCTACGTCGACGCCACGCTCGAGGCGTTCGGGCGCATCGACGTCCTCGTCAACAACGCCGGCGTCGCCCCGAGCGTGCGCGACGACATCCTCGTCGCGACGCCCGAGAGCTACGACCGCGTCATGGACATCAACCTGCGCGGGCCGTACTTCCTCACCCAGCGGGTTGCGGCGGCGATGATCGAGGCGCGCGGCGAGCTCACCGGGCTGCCCGAGGCGCCGGTCGGCACCATCGTCAACGTCTCGTCCATCTCCGCCACGGTCGTCTCGACCAACCGCGGGGAGTACTGCCTGTCCAAGGCCGGCGGGGCCATGGCCACCCAGCTGTGGGCGGCGCGGCTGGCCCCCGAGGGGATCGTCGTCTACGAGGTCCGACCCGGCGTCATCGCCACCGACATGACCTCCGGCGTCAAGGAGAAGTACGACGCCCTGTTCGCCGGCGGCCTGGCGCCCATGCCGCGGTGGGGCCGCCCGTCCGACGTCGCGGGCGCCGTCGCCCAGCTCGTCGCCGGCCAGATGCCCTACTCCACCGGCGACGTCGTCAACGTCGACGGCGGCATGCACATCGCCCGCCTGTGACCGCCGAGCCCGCGCCCACCGCGTCCGGGAGGACCGCCATGACCCACGACCCGCAGCCCCTGACCATCGCCGGGAGGCAGGTGCCCGTCGTCACGGCCAACACCGTCGTCGTCGGCACCGGCTCGGCCGGCTTCTGCGCCGCCGACCGGCTCGTCGACTTCGGCCAGGACGACGTCGTCATGGTCGTGGACAAGGTCGGCGCCGGCGCGAGCCGCAACGCCGGCTCGGACAAGCAGACCTACTACAAGCTCACCCTCTCCGGCTCCGACCCCGACTCGGTCCACGAGATGGCCCGCACCCTCTTCTCCGGCGGAGCAATGGACGGCGACAACGCCCTCGCCGAGGCGGCCCTGTCCGCGCGGGCGTTCCTCCACCTGTGCGACCTCGGCGTCCCGTTCCCGCAGAACCGGTACGGCGAGTTCATCGGCTACAAGACCGACCACGACCCCCGCCGGCGCGCCACCTCCGTGGGCCCGTACACGTCGCGGTCGATGGTCACCCAGCTCGAGGAGAAGGTGAACCGCGACGGCACGCGCATCTTCGACGACTGCCGCATCGTCGACCTCGTCACCTCCGGCGGCGCCGTCGTCGGCCTGCTCGTCCTGCGCCTGGACGTCCCCTTCGACGGCGACGAGAGCCCGTTCATGCTCTTCCGCGCCACCAACGTCGTCTACGCCACCGGCGGCCCGGCGGGCCTGTACGCCACGCGGGTCTTCCCCAACGGCCAGTGGGGCGCCTCGGGCGCCGCCTACCGGGCGGGCGTGCGCGGCAAGAACGTCACGGAGTGGCAGTTCGGCCTCGCCTCGATCAGGCCGCGGTGGAACGTCTCGGGCACGTACATGCAGGTGCTGCCCCGGTTCGTCTCCACCGACGCCGACGGCGGCGACGAGCGCGAGTTCCTCTCCGAGGCCATCCCCGACTACGGGCGCCAGCTGTCGCTGATCTTCCTCAAGGGCTACCAGTGGCCCTTCGACGTGCGCAAGGCGCTGGACGGCTCGTCGCTCATCGACCTGCTCGTCTACCGCGAGACGGTCCTGCGCGGGCGCCGCGTGTTCCTCGACTTCCGGTCCAACCCGGTCCGGCCCGAGCTGGACGCGGGCGAGCTCAGCCCCGAGGCGCACGCGTACCTCGAGCGGGCCGGCGTCCTCTTCGGCACGCCGATCGAGCGCCTGCAGCACATGAACCGCCCGGCATACGACTTCTACCTCAACAAGAACCCGTACGTGGACCTCGAGAAGGAGATGCTCGAGATCGACGTCTGTGCCCAGCACAACAACGGCGGCCTCGTCGTCGACGCCTGGTGGCAGTCCAACCTCGCCGGGTTCTTCCCGGTCGGGGAGGCCGGCGGCGCTCACGGCGTCTACCGGCCCGGCGGTGCCGCGCTCAACAGCGGTCAGGTGGGCGCCACGCGGGCGGCGGAGTTCATCGCCGCCCGGCGCACGGACACACCCGTGGACGACGCGGCCTTCGCGGCCGCGGCCGAGCCGGTGCTGGCCGGGGCCGTCGAGCTGGCCGCCGCCGCGACCGCCCGGTTCGCCGGCGGCGAGGAGGACAACACCGGTGACCTCCTGCGCGAGGTCGGGGAGCTCATGAGCGCGAAGGCCGGACCGGTGCGCTCGGCGCAGTCGATCCATGAGGCGCTCGTCCAGGTCCAGAGCTGGCTCGCCGGCTACGAGCGGTTCGTCAGCGCCGACGGCGGGTCGCGACGCGCCGTCAACCGCACCTTCCTCGTCCGTGACATCCTCACCACCGCCTACGTCTACCTCTCGGCGATGGCCGACTACGTCGGCCACGGCGGGCGGTCGCGGGGGTCGGTGCTCTACACCGACCCGGACGGCTCGCTGCCGCGGGCCGGGTTCGGTGCCGACGCCGAGCGGGAGCTGGACCTGCCAGAGCTGTTCCGCTTCAGCCTCGACGGCGGGGCTCTCGACGGGGAGGTCCAGGAGACCTGGTGGACGCCGCCGGCCGGCGCGGCGGACGGCCGGACCGTGTACGGGGACGCTGGGACCGCGTACGACGACGGCGGGACCGCGCAGAAGGACGGCGTCGACGGCGCGGGCCGGGTCGGGTTCGAGTGGCGACCCGTGCGCCCGATCCCCGAGGACGACGACTTCTTCGAGAACGTCTGGCGGGAGTTCCGCGAGCACCGCAACATCTACTGACGCCGGAGGGTCCCGATGACCGCCGACTCCCCGCCCGGGGCCTCGCTGCCCCGGCCGCTCGACGTGCCCCTGCTCGACGTGCCCCTCCTCGACGGCCCGGTGCGCCTCGCCGGCCTGGCCGAGGTGGAGCCGACGCCGGACGGCCTGGTGCTGCACCGGCTGCCCGCGGCGGCGCGCGCGCAGCTCCCCGACGACTTCGTGACGATGTGCGAGGAGCAGCCGGCGGGCGTGCGGCTCCTCATGCGCACCTCGGCGACCGTCCTCGAGCTGGACGTCCGGGCCACGCGGACCCGGTTCACCGGGCGCCCGGTGGCCGACGCGGGCCGCTACGAGGCGGTCGTGGCCGGCGCCGTCGTCGCCTCGGGCACCGCCGAGGCCCACGGGGTCCTCGAGCTCGACCCGGTGACCGGCCTGGGCGCCCGCCGGCCGGGCCCGGTGGCCACCGTGCGCCTCGGCCCGCTGCCCCCCGGCGAGAAGGACGTCGAGGTCTGGCTCCCGTACGGGGAGATCACCGTGCTCGTCGCGCTGCGCGCCGACGCCCCGGTCGTCGCCGCCGCCGGGGAGACGCGCCCGCGGTGGGTCCACCACGGGAGCTCGATCAGCCACGGCGCCTCGGCCACCGCACCCACGGGCACCTGGCCGGTCGTGGCCGCCCGGGCGGCGGGTCTGGACCTGGTCAACCTGGGCCTGTCCGGCAACGCGCTGCTCGACCCCTTCACCGCCCGCGCGATCCGGGACCAGCCGGCCGACGTCATCACCCTCAAGCTCGGCATCAACGTCGCCAACCACGACGGCTTCCGGCGCCGGACCTTCGCCCCGGCGGTGGACGGCTTCCTCGACACCGTGCGGGAGGGCCACCCGGACACGCCTGTCGTCGTCATCTCGCCGATCCTCTGCCCGATGGTCGAGGACCGGCCCGGGCCGACGTCGATCGACCCGGACTCGCCGCCCGGCGCCCCGATCTTCCGGACCGCGGGCAAGCCCGAGGAGGTCGCGGAGGGCAAGCTGAGCCTGGCCGTGATGCGGGAGATCCTCGCCGCCGTCGTCGCCCGGCGCCGCGCGGCCGGCGACCAGGCGTTGACCTACCTCGACGGCCGGGAGCTGTTCGGCGAGGCCGACTGGAACCGGATGCCCATGTCCGACCTGCTCCACCCCGACGACGACGGGCACCGGCACATGGGGGAGCGGTTCGCCGCCCTGCTGCCCGGGCTCGCCGCGCTGGGCAGCTAGCGCGGGGTGTCGGCCGGACCCTCCGGCGCGGGGTGTCGGCCGGACCCTCCGGCGCGGGGTGTCGGCCGGACCTCCTGGCGGGGCGGCGTCGACTCCCGCAGGACGACCTCCCCGGCGAGGTGGACCTCGCGCGGCTCGCCCGGCCCCAGAGCCAGCTCCGTGGCCAGCACGCCCGCCTCCACGAGGGGGACCCGCACGGTGGTCAGGGCCGGGGTGATGTCGCGGAGGGTGGAGATGTCGTCGAACCCGGCGACGGCGACGTCGTCCGGCACCGCGACGCCGGCGTCCCGGGAGGCGGCCATCGCACCCACCGCCATGACGTCGTTGACGGCGAAGACCACCTCGGGCCTGGCCTCGCGCCGCAGCAGCTCGGCCATGCCCTCGTACCCGCCGTCGCGGGTGAAGCCGGAGTGCACGACCGTGCCCTCCGCCAGGGGTGCGCCGAGCTCGTCGAGCGCCTCGCGGAAGCCGCTGAGCCGGTCCCGGGAGGTGAGGTGGTCCACCGGGCCGGCGACGACGGCGAAGCGGCGGTACCCGATCCCGTGCAGGTGCCGGGCGAGGTCGGCGGCCCCCTCGCGGTTGTCCACCACCACGGTGCTCATGCCCTCCAGCGGCTGGCTGACGAGCGCCACCGAGCCGCCGGCGGCCTGGAACCCCTCGAGTGCCTCGCGCAGCGCCGCGGTGCCCTCGGGGTCGTCGCGCCGGCCGCCGGTGACGACGATGGCGCGGACCCGCTGGCGGCGCAGGAGCTCGACGAAGCTCACCTCGCGGGCAGGGTCGTGCTCGGTGGAGGTCAGGACCACCGACAGGCCCGCGGCCTCGGCGGCGCGGGTCACGCCCGCCGCGATGGCGGAGAAGTAGGGGTCGGCGATGTCGTGGACGATGAGCCCGAGCGAGGTGGTGCGCCCCCGGGCCATGGCCTGGGCGTTGGCGTCGGGGGAGTAGTGCAGCCGCGCCGCGGCGGCGAGGACCCGCTCGCGCAGCGCCGGTCCCACCGTCCGGTTGGTGCTGCCGTTGATCGCCCGCGACGCCGTCGCGAGGGACACCCCGGCCTCCCGGGCGACGTCGCTGAGGGTCGTGGTGCGCACCTGCCCAGGGTAAAGGCTTTCCGGCTTGCCGCGGCGGTCTTCGCCACTCGATAGTGTGGCCGGTGCCGAGGTGTGGCGGCCGTCGGGGCCGCCCGAGGGACCAGGAGGCACGATGAGCCAGGCCGGGGCATCTCCCGTCGAGGCGGTCGACCGCGCCCTGCTCGCCCTCCAGGCCCTGGCCGACGCCGGCCCCCGCGGGCTGGTGCTCGCCGACCTCGCCGCGTCGCTGGGGTTGAACAAGACCACCACCCACCGCGCCCTCGCCGCGCTGAAGTTCCGCGACTTCGTCATCCAGGACGCCGTGAGCGGCCGGTACGTGCTAGGTCCCGGTGCCACCCGGCTGGGCGAGTCCTTCTACGCCGACGAGAACCTGCCCGCGCTCCTGCACCCGGCCCTCGTGGCCCTCGTGGCCGAGGTCGACGAACTGGTTCACCTCGGGGTGCTCGCGGGGACGCAGGTCGTCTACCTCGACAAGGTCGAGCCCGAGCGGGCGGTGCGGGTCTGGTCGGCGATCGGACGGCGCGTGCCGGCGGCGACGACGGCGCTGGGCCGGGCGCTGCTGGCCTACCGCGGCACGGACCGGCCCGTGCTCGAGGGGTACGTCCGCTCCCTCCCGGACCCCTCGCCGGCCGTCGCGGAGCGCGCCTGGGCCGCGCTCGAGGAGGCCCGGGCCGGGGGGTTCGCCCGGGAGAGCGAGGAGAACGAGCCGGGCATCAGCTGCCTCGCGGTGCCGCTCCTGCGCCTGGGGGCAGCCGTGGCCGCGGTGAGCGTGACCGCGCCGGCCGAGCGCATGACCGAGGACCGCGTCACCGCCCTGCGCGGGACGATCTCCCGGGTGCTGCCGCCCCTGCTGCCCGAGGGCTTCACCCTCCCCGAGCCTGCCCGCTGACCGGCGAGGTCCCGACGGACCGACGAGGCCCGACGCCCGACGAGGCCCGACGCCCGACGAGGCCCGACGCCCGACGAGGCCCGACGCCCGACGAGGCGCGACTGACCGCGATCCCCTCACCAGGGCGGTTGCGGCCGTAGGCGCGACGTGACAGAGTGCGTTACACCTACCGTTATGTGCGTTCCCCTGAGTGAAACGGAACCTTTCATGGATGTCCTCCAGGCCCTCACCGACGCCCGCCTGGTCCCCGTCGTCGTCCTCGACGACGCCGCCGACGCGGACCCGCTGGCCGCCGCCCTCGTCGCCGGCGGCCTGCCGGTCGCCGAGGTCACCTTCCGCACCTCCGCCGCGGAGGATGCCATCCGGGCCATGTCGGCCCGCGGTGACATCCTCGTCGGCGCCGGCACGGTGCTCACCGCCGAGCAGGTGGACCGTGCTGTCGACGCCGGGGCCTCCTACGTCGTCTCGCCCGGTCTGAGCCGCGCCGTCGTCGAGCGCTGCCGCGAGCGCGGCGTGCTCCCGCTGCCGGGCGCCGTGACCGCCACCGAGATCCAGGCCGCCCTCGAGCTCGGCCTGGACACGGTCAAGTTCTTCCCCGCCGGCACCTCCGGCGGCGCCCCCGCCATCAAGGCCCTCGCCGCACCCTTCGGCGGAGTGCGCTTCGTGCCCACCGGCGGGATCGGGCCGAAGAACCTGCGCGAGTACCTCGACATCCCGGCCGTCGCCGCCGTCGGGGGGTCGTGGATGGTGCCGAAGAACCTCGTCGCCGCCGGCGACTTCGCCGAGGTGACCCGCCTGACCACCGACGCCGTCGCGCTCGCCGCCGGCGCCTGAGAGAGGACCAGACATGAGTGACCTGACGATCCGCCCCGCCGAGGAGTGCCAGTACGACGTCGTCTCCCTGGGCGAGGTCATGCTCCGCCTGGACCCGGGCGAGGGCCGCATCCGCACCGCCCGGAACTTCCGCGCCTGGGAGGGCGGCGGCGAGTACAACGTCGCCCGCGGCCTGCGCCGGTGCTTCGGCCTGCGGGGCGCCATCGTGACCGCCCTGGCCGACAACGAGATCGGCCGCCTGGTCGAGGACCTCATCCTCACCGGCGGTCTCGACACCCGCTTCATCAGCTGGGTGCCGTACGACGGCATCGGGCGCGGCGTGCGCAACGGCCTGAACTTCACCGAGCGGGGCTTCGGGGTCCGCGGCGCCGTCGGGGTCTCCGACCGCGGCCTCACCGCCGCGTCGCAGCTCGCCCCCGGCGACGTCGACTGGGACCACCTCTTCGGCGAGCTCGGGGTCCGGTGGCTGCACACCGGCGGGATCTACGCCGCGCTGTCGGAGACGTCGGCCGAGACGGTCGTCGCGGCCGTCACCGCCGCCAAGCGGCACGGCACCGTCGTCTCCTACGACCTCAACTACCGGCCCAGCCTGTGGAAGGCCATCGGCGGGCAGGACAAGGCGCGTGAGGTCAACCGCGAGATCGCCGAGCACATCGACGTCATGATCGGCAACGAGGAGGACTTCACCGCCTCGCTCGGCTTCGAGGTCGAGGGTGTGGACGAGAACCTCTCCGAGCTCGAGGTCGACAAGTTCGCCGCCATGATCGACAAGGTCGCGGCGGAGTACGAGAACTTCAAGGTCATCGCGACGACGATGCGCACCGTCCGCAGCGCCACCGTCAACGACTGGGGCGCCCTCGCCTGGTCGCGGGCGACCGGGACCGTCCAGGCCACCCACCGGCCCGGGCTGGAGATCCTCGACCGGGTCGGTGGCGGGGACTCCTTCGCCTCCGGGCTCATCTACGGCCTCCTCGAGGGCGAGCCCCTCCAGACGGCGGTCGAGTACGGCGCCGCGCACGGGGCGCTGGCGATGACCACCCCGGGCGACACCACCATGGCCAGCAAGGCCGAGGTGCTCAAGCTCGCCGGTGGTGGCGGGGCCCGCGTCGACCGCTGAGTCGACGTCACGCCTGAGCGCAGGGCGCGCACACCGGGAAGGGGCCGGTCGACCGTCGAGGTCGGCCGGCCCTTCTGTGCGCCCCTGCGTGCTCTGTCCGTCCGCTGGCGCAGGCGGACGCTCCGGTGGAGGGCTGCTCGCAGCGCGGGAGGTCCACCAGGGGTGGGGGAGCCGGTGCACACGCGGGCGACACCCTCCTCTTGACGGGTGTGTGCGCTGGCGCATAGATTGGTGGAAAGCGCATTCCCGGAGGCACCGACGCCGCCGCGGCCGCCCTGAGACCCGGAGGAACCCACATGACCACGCTGCGCATCGCGATGAACGGCATCACCGGACGCATGGGCTACCGGCAGCACCTCGTGCGCTCGATCCTGCCGATCCGCGACGCCGGCGGCGTCGAGCTGCCCGACGGCTCGCGCGTGCAGGTCGAGCCGATCCTCGTGGGCCGCAACGAGGCCAAGCTCCGCGAGCTCGCCGAGCTCCACGGCGTCGAGCACTGGACCACCGATCTCGACGGCATCATCGCCGACCCCACCGTCGACATCGTCTTCGACGCCTCCATGACGAGCCTGCGCCCCGCGACCCTGGCCAAGGCCATGCGCGCCGGCAAGCACATCTTCACCGAGAAGCCCACCGCCGAGACCCTCGAGGACGCCGTCGAGCTCGCCCGGCTGGGTGAGGAGTCCGGCGTCACCGCCGGCGTCGTCCACGACAAGCTCTACCTGCCCGGTCTGGTCAAGCTCCGGCGACTGGTGGACGAGGGCTTCTTCGGCCGCATCCTCTCCATGCGCGGCGAGTTCGGCTACTGGGTGTTCGAGGGCGACGTCCAGGCTGCGCAGCGCCCCTCCTGGAACTACCGCAAGGAGGACGGCGGCGGCATGACCGTGGACATGTTCTGCCACTGGAACTACGTCCTCGAGGGCATCCTCGGCTCCGTCGAGTCCGTCACCGCCAAGGCCGTCACCCACATCCCGACCCGCTGGGACGAGAAGGGCCAGCCCTACGAGGCCACCGCCGACGACGCCGCGTACGGGATCTTCGAGGTGCGCACCCCCGACGGTGACCCCGTCATCGCCCAGATCAACTCCTCGTGGGCCGTGCGCGTCTACCGCGACGAGCTCGTGGAGTTCCAGATCGACGGCACCCACGGCTCCGCCGTCGCCGGGCTGAACAAGTGCGTCGCGCAGCAGCGCGGCCACACCCCCAAGCCGGTGTGGAACCCCGACCTGCCGGTCACCGAGTCCTTCCGCGACCAGTGGCTCGAGGTGCCCGCCAACGCCGACCTCGACAACGGGTTCAAGCTGCAGTGGGAGGAGTTCCTCGGCGATGTCGTCGCGGGGCGTCCGCACCGCTACGGCCTGCTCTCCGCCGCCCGCGGCGTCCAGCTCGCCGAGCTCGGCCTGCAGTCCTCGGCCGAGGGGCGGCGCCTGGAGATCCCGGAGATCACCCTGTGAGCGCCCCGCCGGCCGGGACGGACCGCGTGGTGGTGGACCTGCCGAACGTCGTCGGCACCACCGACCCGTACGTCCTCGGCGCCCGCGGTCCCTGGACCCGGCCGGCGGGCCCCCTGACCGCGCGACGCGCCTTCGCCGCCGCGCACGTCGTGCCCCTGACGACGGCGGACAACACCCCCGGCCGTCCCGCCGAGCTCGACTGGGACGCCACGCTGGGCTTCCGCCACATGCTGTGGTCCTACGGGCTCGGCGTCGCCGAGGTCATGGACACCGCCCAGCGCGGCATGGGCCTGGACTGGGACGCGGCTGCCTACCTCATCCGCCGCACGGCCGCCGAGGCCCGCTCGGTGGGCGGGCTGCTGGCGTGCGGCGCCGGCACCGACCACCTGACGCCGGCCCGGGTCGCCGAGCTCGTGGCGGGCGACCGGGAGGCGGGCCTGCACGCCGTCACCGACGCCTACCGCGAGCAGCTGGGGACGGTCGCCGCTGCCGGTGCCACGCCCGTCCTCATGGCCTCGCGTGCCCTCGCCGCGGTGGCCCGGGACGCCGACGACTACCTCGCCGTCTACTCCACGCTGCTGTCTGAGGTGACCGAGCCGGTCATCCTGCACTGGCTCGGCGAGGTGTTCGACCCGGCGCTCGCCGGGTACTGGGGGGCCGGGGACCCGCACGCGGCGGCTGCAACGGTGCTCGAGCTCCTGCGCGCCCACGGGGGCAAGGTCGACGGCGTCAAGGTCTCGCTCCTCGACGCCGGGTTCGAGGTGTGGCTGCGTGGGCAGCTCCCGGCCGGCGTCCGGCTGTACAGCGGGGACGACTTCAACTACCCCGAGCTCGTCGTGGGTGACGACCATGGCCACTCCGACGCGCTGCTCGGCGTCTTCGCCGCCATCGCCCCGGCCGCCTCCACCGCCCTCCAGGCGCTGGAGTCGCGGGACGAGGCGGGCCGGGCCCGAGCGCTGGAGATCCTGCGCTCGACCGAGGCGCTCGGCCGGCACATGTTCGAGGAACCGACACCCCACTACAAGGCGGGCATCGCGTTCCTGTCGTGGCTCAACGGGCACCAGCCCGGCTTCCAGATGGTCGGGGGCCTGCAGTCGGCGCGGTCCGCGCGCCACCTCACCACCCTCTTCCGGCTCGCCGACGGCGCGGGCCTCCTGCTCGACCCCGACCGTGCCGCGCACCGCATGAGGGCCTTCCTCGAGGTCGCCGGCATCACTCCCGAGGAGACCCGATGACCGACCTGTCCCGACTGTCCCTCAACACCGCCACGACCAAGGCCTGGACCCTCGAGCAGGCCGTCGACGGCGCTGTGCGGGCCGGCCTGCCGGCTCTCGGGCTGTGGCGTGACCGTGTGGCCGAGGCGGGGCTCGAGCGCAGCGCGCGTCTCGTCGCCGACGCGGGTCTGCGGGTGTCCTCCCTGTGCCGCGGCGGTTTCCTCACCGCCGCCGACGACGAGGGACGGCGCGCCGCCGTCGAGGACAACCGGGCGGCGATCGTCGAGGCCGCCACCCTCGGGACGCGCGAGCTCATCATGGTCGTCGGCGGACTGCCGGCGGCGAGTGCGCCCGGTGGGCCGGCCCTGCCCGACGGCGACCGTGACGTCGTGGCTGCGCGCCGGCGGGTGGCCGACCGGATCGGCGAGCTGGTCCCCTTCGCCGGCGAGCACGACGTCCGGCTCGTCCTGGAGCCGCTGCACCCGATCTTCGCCGCGGACCGGGCGGTGCTGTCCACCCTCGGTCAGTGCCTCGACCTCGCTGCCGACTTCCCGGCCGAGTCGGTCGGGGTGGTCGTGGACACCTACCACGTGTGGTGGGACCCGGAGCTGCGCACGCAGATCGCCCGGGCCGGGGCCGAGGGCCGCCTCGCGTCCTACCAGGTGTGCGACTGGATGCTGCCGCTCTCGGCCGACCCGCTGCTCTCCCGCGGGTACATGGGCGACGGGTACATCGACTTCCCGACGATCACCCGCTGGGTGAGCGAGGCCGGCTACGCCGGCGACGTCGAGGTGGAGATCTTCCGCCAGGAGATCTGGGACGCGCCCGGTGACGAGGTTGTCGCCACGATCGCCGACCGGTACGTGCGACACGTCCTGCCCTCGCTCACCGCGCCGGTCCGCAGCGCCTGACAACAGAAGCTGGCTCCGGCGCCCGACCTTCGCGCCGGACGTCAGGTCCGGGACGGGACGCCCACGGGGAGCGGCTCTGCGCTTCGGAGCCGCCCAGCCGACCCACCGGCGCCGTCACCCGCGAGCCGGTCCATGACGCGCGCGGTTACTCCGTGACGCCGAGGTCGTCCGTCTCCCGAAGCGGTCCGTGACCCGACGCCATCAAGACGGCCTTCGTCGGGTGTGTCGGGAACCTTGCGCCACCCCCGATCGTCGGACTTACAGTGGAACCCGTGGGGCTCGGGCCCCCAGCGAAGGTGAGGTGGGCGCGGTGCAGGTCGACGCCAGCGCGGTCGTCGAGACGGTCGGGCAGGTCCTCCTCGTCGGAGGGCTGGTCACGCTCGCCGTCGCCACCGCGGTCGGACTCGCTCTCTGGTACGTCGTGCGCCGGGTCCGGCGGTCCCGCCGCCTGCGCCGCGGCCTCGACCGGAGCCGGCTGACCGTCCGGTCGGTCGCCGCCGACGACGCCGGCCGCCGCCTGGCTCGTCTTCACCTGGAGCTGCACCGCTCTCTCGACGCGACCCAGCGCTCCATCGGCGCTGCCACCTCCTCCCACCGGCCGGTGGGCAACATGCCCTCGATCGCCGCGAACCTCGTCCGCGCGGGCGAGCAGCTCGAG
Coding sequences within it:
- a CDS encoding class II aldolase/adducin family protein; the encoded protein is MPVTAPYPELDEILASMGVAGSRISEIDASEAGAGNISVQLGWEVEVRRRFPLAEEIELPLAAPALAGRTLLVTGSGRRLRQISDDPLANIGALSVNDGGTTATLRTAPGRLFERLTSELNSHLAVHNDQVERRDVVFQAVVHAQPMNLTYLSHIEAYRSTEAMNARIIRWEPETIVAVPQGIGVLEFMVPGSPELMAANVAGLREHEIVLWSKHGVMARSDLSVTRAVDRIEYAETGARYEYMDLVAGGRAQGLTREELHTVVEAFDVPTTLA
- a CDS encoding 3-ketoacyl-ACP reductase; translation: MPKVAMITGGNRGIGLGISERLLDEGYAVSILATREEPADVMGALRERGEAIYVRGSVAELDDHARYVDATLEAFGRIDVLVNNAGVAPSVRDDILVATPESYDRVMDINLRGPYFLTQRVAAAMIEARGELTGLPEAPVGTIVNVSSISATVVSTNRGEYCLSKAGGAMATQLWAARLAPEGIVVYEVRPGVIATDMTSGVKEKYDALFAGGLAPMPRWGRPSDVAGAVAQLVAGQMPYSTGDVVNVDGGMHIARL
- a CDS encoding FAD-binding protein; its protein translation is MTHDPQPLTIAGRQVPVVTANTVVVGTGSAGFCAADRLVDFGQDDVVMVVDKVGAGASRNAGSDKQTYYKLTLSGSDPDSVHEMARTLFSGGAMDGDNALAEAALSARAFLHLCDLGVPFPQNRYGEFIGYKTDHDPRRRATSVGPYTSRSMVTQLEEKVNRDGTRIFDDCRIVDLVTSGGAVVGLLVLRLDVPFDGDESPFMLFRATNVVYATGGPAGLYATRVFPNGQWGASGAAYRAGVRGKNVTEWQFGLASIRPRWNVSGTYMQVLPRFVSTDADGGDEREFLSEAIPDYGRQLSLIFLKGYQWPFDVRKALDGSSLIDLLVYRETVLRGRRVFLDFRSNPVRPELDAGELSPEAHAYLERAGVLFGTPIERLQHMNRPAYDFYLNKNPYVDLEKEMLEIDVCAQHNNGGLVVDAWWQSNLAGFFPVGEAGGAHGVYRPGGAALNSGQVGATRAAEFIAARRTDTPVDDAAFAAAAEPVLAGAVELAAAATARFAGGEEDNTGDLLREVGELMSAKAGPVRSAQSIHEALVQVQSWLAGYERFVSADGGSRRAVNRTFLVRDILTTAYVYLSAMADYVGHGGRSRGSVLYTDPDGSLPRAGFGADAERELDLPELFRFSLDGGALDGEVQETWWTPPAGAADGRTVYGDAGTAYDDGGTAQKDGVDGAGRVGFEWRPVRPIPEDDDFFENVWREFREHRNIY
- a CDS encoding GDSL-type esterase/lipase family protein encodes the protein MTADSPPGASLPRPLDVPLLDVPLLDGPVRLAGLAEVEPTPDGLVLHRLPAAARAQLPDDFVTMCEEQPAGVRLLMRTSATVLELDVRATRTRFTGRPVADAGRYEAVVAGAVVASGTAEAHGVLELDPVTGLGARRPGPVATVRLGPLPPGEKDVEVWLPYGEITVLVALRADAPVVAAAGETRPRWVHHGSSISHGASATAPTGTWPVVAARAAGLDLVNLGLSGNALLDPFTARAIRDQPADVITLKLGINVANHDGFRRRTFAPAVDGFLDTVREGHPDTPVVVISPILCPMVEDRPGPTSIDPDSPPGAPIFRTAGKPEEVAEGKLSLAVMREILAAVVARRRAAGDQALTYLDGRELFGEADWNRMPMSDLLHPDDDGHRHMGERFAALLPGLAALGS
- a CDS encoding LacI family DNA-binding transcriptional regulator, with translation MRTTTLSDVAREAGVSLATASRAINGSTNRTVGPALRERVLAAAARLHYSPDANAQAMARGRTTSLGLIVHDIADPYFSAIAAGVTRAAEAAGLSVVLTSTEHDPAREVSFVELLRRQRVRAIVVTGGRRDDPEGTAALREALEGFQAAGGSVALVSQPLEGMSTVVVDNREGAADLARHLHGIGYRRFAVVAGPVDHLTSRDRLSGFREALDELGAPLAEGTVVHSGFTRDGGYEGMAELLRREARPEVVFAVNDVMAVGAMAASRDAGVAVPDDVAVAGFDDISTLRDITPALTTVRVPLVEAGVLATELALGPGEPREVHLAGEVVLRESTPPRQEVRPTPRAGGSGRHPAPEGPADTPR
- a CDS encoding IclR family transcriptional regulator, with the protein product MSQAGASPVEAVDRALLALQALADAGPRGLVLADLAASLGLNKTTTHRALAALKFRDFVIQDAVSGRYVLGPGATRLGESFYADENLPALLHPALVALVAEVDELVHLGVLAGTQVVYLDKVEPERAVRVWSAIGRRVPAATTALGRALLAYRGTDRPVLEGYVRSLPDPSPAVAERAWAALEEARAGGFARESEENEPGISCLAVPLLRLGAAVAAVSVTAPAERMTEDRVTALRGTISRVLPPLLPEGFTLPEPAR